The Micropterus dolomieu isolate WLL.071019.BEF.003 ecotype Adirondacks linkage group LG11, ASM2129224v1, whole genome shotgun sequence genomic interval TAAAAATCTAGTTTTCCTCTGTCGTCCATGGCCAGAAAAGGGTTCCCAAAATAGAAGAATAAGTTGTGAAGTTGTAATCAGGGTCATTCACTGTGCTGTAGCACTACACAACATCTGATGTCAACATACATACTAAGTATTTGCATTTGTTAGGGATCAGTATGACTGTGGCCAGTTTATGGTCAAAGTAAACTAGCAAGCAGAGCTGGACTCTGATCTCTATTAAAGGATTCTAagcttgaatgaatgaatgaatgaattagtAGCATGTgtagtaaatatatatatataaaaagtaaaatgtacatACTTTATAAGTGCAAATATGAAATGCACAGGGGAGTGCCAAGGATTTtgatatggatttttttttttcttccaataCAACAAGCCATGAAAGGGTCTTTCTATTTAGAAAACTGAATGTGATGAGCCTCAAACCTTTATTTATGGTTTGGTCAGTATTCACGTTTTAATTAGCTGGATGATAAGCTGCACAATAAATACAAAGTCCCTGGAAATATCTGTTGATCATCACACTTGCCTGCCtacggacattcagcttactttctagtttgccaagacatgttgttgttgtgatgttagctatagtagcaggagagttgtctggagctggtgtgctggctctgggaccgtctcgtcctctctgcttGTTAGCTCGTTATTtgcattacttgctgtgttgttgttcgctCTATTAAACATGGAATTGGACTCCTCCATAACCGCCTACTCCACCTTTAACTCCCAttttttagcatttataagccATATATAGACTTTTAATGAATGGTTTCTAACACACTAATGTGGTTGTGTGCAGcaattaaaacattattattatttgtatttgtccGCAATTGTAATTTCTCCTatgaagacatttttttaatttaacttattTTATTACAACTTTTACTATATTGCCATTTATAAGGCAATAGGTTTATACACCAGCATGCACTTATGCACAGGGTGTTAGAGTTgttaacaaatacattaaacatttacatcTGCTTCCAACTACATTACTAcattacaacaaaaacatgtgtgAATAAAGTTGCTCTATTAAATACACCCCAATTAGCTATTTTTTCCCTCTAATAGGTGGtaaaacacacaatataaataaataaattccaGACTGTACAAGTGACATAATGAAGAGtcctgtgattaaaaaaaaaaccctaacaACCAACTGAAAAGGTGACAAGTAGGAAATTGTGTGTTCTGACATTTTCCAGGAATCCCTTTGATCGTGTGTTGGAAACTTACCTTGCTGTGCCATGactcagcctcctcctccttaaCTCTCTTGGCCTCCTCTAGTGCAGCAATCTTGCTACTGTACTCGGCCAGCTCTGAAGCCTGTGGGAGGAAGCACAAACCGTGTCGTCAAAAAAACCCCAAGAATAGACACCTGTTTAAATCGGCAGCCTCAATTACCTGGATGCTCATCACACTCGTCATTTAATGAATGGACGGACAAAAAAACTGAAGGATCAAACATCCACGACTGGAATTCgccatttatgtatttatagtaATTCCAGTGCATTTACCCGAAAACTGCAGTTACTTCTTACTTTACAAATTCACATTTATCTTCCGATATGCGTATAAATtatcataaaaacataaaaatagccTTGTATCAGCTCAGTtataaatatttgacattttaaagcgAGAAAGAGTCGTAGATAATTTTCTCAGGCTGCAAGATAAATCAGCTGATATGTGTGTATCCTGAATTTAGGAGCTTTGAGTATTTTTCCATCACGACTTTTTCCTCACGTGAAGGCTTTGAGTATTTCTTGCACCGTGTACTCACCAGCTGCTCCTGGCTCTTTAGTTGGTCCTCAGCTTGCCTGGCCAGCTCCTCTTTGGCTATTATGGCCTCCATCCTCTCAGCCTCCAGCCGGGCCGCCTCCTgctccaccctcctcctctcctcctccagcctcATGGCCCTGTCCAGCTGCTCCTGAAGCTCTACAGGACAAAGTCAGTGAAACACAGTAAAAATCTATGATGTTTTGCACAGGGTGAAAAATTAAACACTCCTTTCTGGCTTATGGACCTTTAAAAATGAACCAGAGTCTACTTGTGTCATGATAACAGGTCATCTCAGGTGGTTAaatttgaatgatttttttAGACCTCTAAAGACATAAACTGTGCAGTATTTCACAAAAGAATCCCAAAATTGATCaaaaattcagaaaaaaaccccatattttttattaacaaaaatatttttcctctTTATTTAATCTGAGGACCCTTTTAGATTGAAGGAGCGCCTTTTTGGGACACCCAGGTTTGGAACAACTGACTTTGGGCATATCATATCCATCTTGCAGCCCGTTTGTAGAAAGAGCATTTTCTTTGTCTGCTGGCTGCGTGTTGCCACAATTTTCTAGTGCAGGAACGTGTATTCTCCCTTGTTTTATCAGCCACAATCATACTTAACAACAAAAAGTGTTTAGAAACACTTTTTTGCAGATCTAGGGAACTTTAAAAGACTTGACAGCACTGTTCATTTCTGACCGCCACAAAGTCAAAGTATTGTGATTACGAGCTTGAGTACTTGCAAGGAAATACAAACATGTCATAAATTACAAAAGTAACTCTCTGAACTTTCACTTGTTATATGTAtttcaagaaaataaacagaagagGGCAGTAACGCCAAAGTTTGAAATctaaaatacaacacaacatAAATTACACTGTTgacttactgtatgttttccAGAGTTGTATGTTCTGAAGCATAATTTGACCAATGTGGTCTGTAATAAGGAGAATACCAAATTCAGTCAGAGTTATGTAAAGTGTTTGTCtcacctctctctgctctcttggTTGTCTCTTCAAACTGTTGGAGCTTCATCATCAGCTcctgcttttctctctccatgttctccttctctttctccatggcctccctcttcttcttctcactCTCCAGCTGATCCCTGCAGAACACATCAATGAAAGACTGATGATACATCTGTCTTAGATCTTTAAACTAAAACATGGGACTTTTTTAACTTGATTAGTATTCCGTTTAAATTTGATAACCCTTCCCCTACCTCTCCATCTTTTTCTGCAGCCTCTCCTCTTTGGCCTGGGCCTTCATCTGCTGAACCTCTATGGAGTCAGTCTTGCGGCGGCGCATGTACAGCTCATGGTTGCCCATGCAGAGCTGCAGGATGCGCTTGTTGACTCGCAGTCGTGGGGCGTAGAATATGAAATCcttggaaagaaaaacaaaaaagaaaacatcaagTAAGGGACAGTTGGGTTTGGTttcatacattttgaaaaagcaCTGAGCTTCTTAGGCAAATACAAAGTTTGACCAATTTTTTAATCCAAATTTTTGAAGCTTTCTCAAAGTTTATGTTCAAGGATATGttgttcaccaaagtcattattTTGTTAGTATTATGTAAATATggtatgtattttttatttatccacATAGATAAAAGTTACTTTAAGTGTGTCAGAGTTAGCCAAATTAATAGTTTTCATCTGTTATCTTTGcacaaatgtttaaatactACTCACCCTAAAAAGGAGCATACAAATTCTACTAAATCATTGTTTGCACATCTGCATTTTCATATAAACAACTTTAATCCCATTATTCCTGTAAAACTATACCACGTTAATGCCGCTTGGTGCTGCAAGTCTGCGTCCCATCCATCTTAtctttacacatttacatacaattgAGATGCTACTGAGCTTAAAGTATTTACATTAGCTTTCTTATCTATGGGCTTGATGATGAATTTCTTATCACTGAAAGAAATGTTTCTAATTTCACTCCAGGGAAATCCAATCTTTGGAGACAGCCTGCagaatggagaaaaaaaggggTGATCAGACAAATTCAacagcatgtttaaaaaaaattatattcacaCTTTGACAGTCACTCAACACACATGTGGTATCAGAGCCAGTGAGAccttgtgtgttcatgttgtggTAAAATCAAAAGAATTCAGTCAATGACCTCTTCAAAACAGCAGCCATGCGGTCAAACATGTTATTTTAAACTTGACCGACTGGAAGGGAAGGTAGCAGAGGTCAATGACTGCTCATGTGTTGCCCTCCCGTCTACAACTATATGTCATCAAATTAGTGCGTGCTTTGATAGAATATACGCTATGATGTTAGGAGAGACAGTAATTAAGTAGTGTACTGCATGAACAGTGATTGAAGGCAATGATACACTTACCTGTCCTGCTTCTCATAGATGTTCAGTCCCAGAGCGTCGACTCCCAACCACAGGTCTGTGCCCTTCTTGTTCTTGATCTCAAAGTAGTTGATGCCGTACATTTCCAGGTCCTGAGCAATCTTCAGGTACTCAATCATGGCCTCTTCCCTGTTCAGGTTAAACAGACGGTTAGACTGTAGCCAGATGGAAACATGgaatacacacagatacacaaactgCATGAACACAATTTATCTTACAGTTTGTGATGTTATAATTTCCCATAGCCAGCTCCATCTGGAACTAGTTCAAAGTTGGTAAAATACACACGTTTGTTAAGAAATGTATTGCTAAAGCTTTATCTCTTTTGATTTACAACACTTGAATTGTATGTAATGCTTTagttaaacagaaaaaaataaacacaccttTTAGATTTCTGCATGCCTGTCTTTAAATTTTAGCTGTTAAATCTGAATCTTTTGATATTTACAAATGTCTAAAGCTCAACCTTAAATGGATCAATTAAGGGATTCACAAAGATTCACATTCAGTAAGTAGAtactgtagtagtagtaatactGAATTTCAACTTGCAATTTGTTAATTCACCACATTGTCTGTTATTGTTAGATTTATTCAGCCTGCACATCACTGTTTGCCTCCCCTGGGAACGGCAAATGAAAATTTacacaataaatgcattttgttataaacaataaaaaaaattatataaacacTTTTGTGCATCTGCCGTTCATGTGGTCAGTGACAATTACAGGATAATGTCACAAtgacttgtgtttgttttactttactttagatGAAATCAAATTAATGTTTATCtgtgaaaatagaaaaaagaagacgaagaagaagaaaaaagaagaagacgaagaagaagaaaaaaggagtCCTAAAGTCAGTAAACTGATCCAAATACAGCAATATCTATCTAAAGTTAGCAAACACAGCTACAGGTCATTCCAGACTAAGCAAGGCTGTAGCCGCAAAACCAATGAGCGCATTGAATTGAGTAAGGGCGTGTTGTACTTTTCACTTATAAGAAGAAGATTGTGTAATTTCTACCATAAAAAGTAATACACATCAAAGTATTTATCTCTTACTTCAGCATTGATCTGTGCTCCCTGTGCCAAACCTGGATTCTCTCTTCCCACTGCTCCTTGGACAGCTTATGTTGCTCCAGCACTCTGAGGGGAGAGACGAGTTATCAACAACCCACTGGTGAAAATGTAAACAGTCTTTGTATACCTACAGAGCTAATCAAACACATGCTGCATTGTAGTTTCTTTCCTAACCGTTATATCTTATGTTGCCATTTGTGAGTACGTAATAGGACATTCAACGGGTTCATAATTTAGTCACTGAGGAAGCAATTTGATTAAATGATTGCCAGTTTAACAGGAGTCAGATTGTTGTAGTTTTCAATTTATGGCAAGTATCCTTTCTTGATACACACAGGCACTGTCCTCAGAGAGATCTGCTGTTTAGTTTTTTCCTTATCCAAATATCACTGATCTTTTTAATGCCTGATTAAACTGGTTTAGGCTTTTGTGTCTTGCTCAAGAGCGCTGTGTTGGCATTGAACATGATTTTGAGGGGTCACACAAGATGAGAAATAGCTTATACCACCACGAGTAATATCTATTTTCTAAAGATGTTCCtctaatctttgtttttttcatgtagaTCTGTAAAAGTTTAGGCCTCTAAAAATGatcttataaaataaaaaagggtaAGAAAGCATTCCTTGGCTGACTTGGTCATGACCCACTGTAATTTGCAAGCGTTGATCATGGGTCACTAGTGGACAtagctttattttatattattaaggGGTTGCAAGCGAAAAAGGTTAAGAACTTCTGTTGTAGTTGGCACTGATCCGCTCATACATGCTAACATTGTGTCCATACATTTCCTAATCGAACATATCTAAATCTCaaataaatgatcaaataatatttaatcaatgatttaaataaataaaaactaaggATCATGCATTCTTCCTGATCTTCATCATCTATCACGTCCATACTCTTCACAAAATCAATAAACATATCAGACACTCTTTTCGCCCTTTTAAATACAAGCAACATTTCCAGAGGACTTAATAGCCAACTAATCTGCCTCACCCTTTGTTGAATACTTGGCCTGTTAAGTCTTTTTCCAAAACAGTGCAGTAAGTTTTTTTGGCATGGAGATAACAAagatttataattattaattcCCTTTAAAGAAAATTGTGTATTGTGTAATCTGTGTACAAGTTCATTTGttcttaatcattttattgACCTTTTATTTGTCCTATCTATCTACCCATTTTCTCACctctttattaatatatttactaCTAATTCCAGGTTTTGAGCATATAccctttgattttttttagctGTGGGATTTCTTTCTTCTATGTGTATTTGTTGACCTGGGTCTCTGGCAAGTGAAGTAAAATACCAGAAAAATGACCACCACCTGCAACAGAGCTCATACATTCTCCGACTCACACTCACCTCTTGGGCAGCAGGTGCTCGGAGGACAGGTAACCTGTTTGATGCACTGACTTGTCGTACTCTCCATACTTGGCCTGGACGGCGTAAGAGGCCAGCAGCACAGCAGTCTCTGGAGGGCAGTAGACATCATCTCCCTGAATGTCCTCCTTCACCTGCAGAAAGAAAAGCCTCCGGGTGACGTCCTGGATCAGCTCCTCTGCCACATCCTCTGGGTAGAACTTGACCCTCAGCTTGAACTGCAGGGGAGTCTCCTTCTTCACATCCTGGGCCATCACCTGAGCAGAAGACCGCAGAGAAAATATGATAAAAGATGATGACAAGGTATGGTAGACGGAGTAGATTGAAATGAAGTATTAGtagcaagggcgtcactttgtgttgaaaagtggtggggacatagtagctcagattaggggtgtgacgagacatcACGATACGCAATATAAGGTTTACGAGAACGAGacgaaaagatccttaaacagctTTAAAGATAGCCTCAGTGCTGAGATATATGAGTGGGGGGTCTGGAGAGACCTCCCCCAGGAAGTTTTgatctttaaacacttcatttcctgcattctggtgaacgtttttgcaccaatttatggtggaaatgtttttatttatgtaataggaaacacaaaattcaggtggcaggtgcatttcaaaatatataaatataatataattgaAAGCAGTGctgctctcagtcattctgtgttgctttcagatctgtttctcctgtaaatcaacttttctcctgtaatatcatccctgctgaggcaacacatatgtagacatgatttagtctttcctcctcttttgtcatgttcaaagggagagaacggaaaacttagccaaaaagaaactgtgttaagaagttgttaaagttactgatggATGCATGCACGTCTTTGGggcattttataatcagtagcttgttttttttaaggttaagttactttttttggaaaatgaacatctgtttcttctattttATCTATTATTATCTATTtctattttaattgcattgcatgttttcttaatgtgcaaataaacctttctcaaagaattttcatttgttatttaatgcCAAGCAATATATTAGCacgttttttaaaaacaaattatgctttaaaaaagtgatggggaccaAATCAgcaatttcaaaatgtggtctCCAGTGTATGTGACACCTATGATTAGTAATATGGCCTAGTACAGAAGAAAAGAGAGTATAATATACCCTAGAATATAGTACAGAGGGGTTTAATATAGAACACGGTGCAGTTAGGTAGAGAGGAGCAGGATAGAGTATTTAATTAGGAAAGTTTTGACAGGACAGAGTAAGACAAAGTTTTTTAACTTGTATTAGAATATATTAGAGTAGTATTCAAACCAGTAGGAGCCAATATACATCGAGTTAGAAAAAAGATCTTCCTGACCATGGTCAACTTGCAAGTGTTGATAGGAGGTTCCAGGAAAGATTGCAGAGTAGCTGAAGTATATATGTATATCCACATATTTGTGTTTAGGGGAAAAAGAAGCAAATTGGTGCATCtatgtttaatatatttatgttcataatATCCACTATCAGCTACGACAAACTGGCTGCCCATGGCACACATCCCACCATCCTGACATCACATGCTGAAGCTTGATagtttgtaaaaaataaataaaataaaacacttagGACGCAAGCAAGAAGGCTGAGATAGATAGctgaaaatcatttttaaaaatggctgAAATGCCAGCCTCTATCACTccaagtagtagtagtacaaaTGCTAACTTGACCAAAACTAGTGAAAAAAGAAGCCAAACCTGAACATGAACAATTCCAGGATTATGTTTTGTATGGAGACAAATtataacatttactttttatataaGTAATGTTGTCAAATAACTActttgctttttaaaacattgcAGTAGAGTAAAGTAAAAGAGAATCCA includes:
- the ezra gene encoding ezrin a gives rise to the protein MPKTVNVRVTTMDAELEFSFHPNTTGKQLFDQVARTIGLREIWYFGLQFVDAKGFITWLSFEKKVMAQDVKKETPLQFKLRVKFYPEDVAEELIQDVTRRLFFLQVKEDIQGDDVYCPPETAVLLASYAVQAKYGEYDKSVHQTGYLSSEHLLPKRVLEQHKLSKEQWEERIQVWHREHRSMLKEEAMIEYLKIAQDLEMYGINYFEIKNKKGTDLWLGVDALGLNIYEKQDRLSPKIGFPWSEIRNISFSDKKFIIKPIDKKANDFIFYAPRLRVNKRILQLCMGNHELYMRRRKTDSIEVQQMKAQAKEERLQKKMERDQLESEKKKREAMEKEKENMEREKQELMMKLQQFEETTKRAERELQEQLDRAMRLEEERRRVEQEAARLEAERMEAIIAKEELARQAEDQLKSQEQLASELAEYSSKIAALEEAKRVKEEEAESWHSKAREVEESLIRTKEELHTVMTCNSVPAAAPPASSSSSSSDSESDHEHSEENSTYSAELQTQGIHDHHQEEERLTEADKNERLQKQLKDLSSELEQARDDNKKTQNDLLHAENVRAGRDKYKTLRQIRQGNTKQRVDEFEAL